TTTCGCCCAGCGTGCGCACCAGATCGAACAGGCGCGTCTTGACGGGCTTGCCGTCCCAGAAGCCGGTGCGGTACTTCACGTCGACGCCGTAGGCCGAGGTGTCCTGGCTCACCACCAGCAGCTCTTTCACGCCGGCCTCGAACAGCTTGCGCGCCTCGGTGAGCACGTCGCCGATGGGCCGGCTCACGAGGTCACCGCGCATCGACGGAATGATGCAGAAGGTGCAGCGGTGGTTGCAGCCTTCGCTGATCTTCAAGTAGGCGTAGTGGCGCGGCGTGAGCTTGATGCCCTGGGGCGGCACGAGGTCGGTGAAAGGGTCGTGCGGCTTGGGCAGGTGCTGATGCACCGCCTCCATCACCTCGTGCGTGGCGTGCGGGCCGGTGACGGCGAGCACGCTCGGGTGCATCTGCCGCACCAGGTTGCCACCGCCCTCGCCTTCGCGCGCGCCCAGGCAACCGGTGACGATCACCTTGCCGTTCTCGGCCAGGGCGTCGCCGATGGCGTCGAGGCTTTCCTTGACGGCGTCGTCGATGAAGCCGCAGGTGTTCACGATCACCAAGTCGGCGCCCGCGTACGACTTCGAGGTCGCATAGCCTTCGGCGCTGAGCTGGGTGAGGATGAGTTCGGAATCGGTCAGCGCCTTGGGGCAGCCCAGGCTGACGAAACCCACCTTGGGCGTGGCAGCGCCTGCAGGGGTCGTGGGGGCAGTGGTGTCGGACATGAGGGCCCGATTGTCTCAGACCCCGCCCGGCAGGGCGATGTCAGCGCTTGAGGCCGAGCGCCGCGAGCATCTGCTCGCTGTTCTTCTGCATTTGCTCCTGCATCTGGGCGAAGGCGCTGCGCGACTGCTCGAGGTAGGTGCCAATCATGCCCTGCATCATGGGCGACTGCAGGTTCATGAACTGCTGCCAGGCCTCGGGGCTGATGGGACCTCCGGCCTTCTCGGTCATCTTCTGCTGCAGGTCCATGAAGATCTGGATGTTCTTCTCGAGGTACGAGCCCATGAAGCCCTGCATCGAGTGGCCGTAGAACCGGATGATGTTGGCCAGCACCTGCTCGGTGAAGATGGGCGCGCCGGCCGATTCTTCCTCGAGGATGATCTGCAGCAGGATGCTGCGCGTGAGGTCTTCATTCGACTTGGCGTCGCGCACCACGAAGGGCTCGTTGTCCATCACCAGCGCCTTGACCTCGGCCAGCGTGATGTACGACGAGGTGTCGGTGTCGTACAGCCGCCGGTTCGGATACTTCTTGATCACGCGCACGCCGTGCGCGCCGCTCTGCTCGGTCTTGGGTTTCGTAGCCATCCTTGGATTCTAGGAATCGCACGCGCTGGCACCGGCATGGTTTTCCCTGTGCGGCGCATCAAAAAGGAAACCCCCGCAAGCCATGGACCTGCGGGGGTTGTGTCTGGTAGGCGCGGAGGGACTCGAACCCCCGACCCCCACCATGTCAAGGTGGTGCTCTAACCAGCTGAGCTACGCGCCTTCGATCAACTCGAAGCCTCGCAGTATAGCAGCACTTGCCGGGCTCATTTGCGGCGCACCGCGCGAACGCCGCTCACGTCGCCCACCACGGCCATGGCGCGCGCCACCTGGCGCGCATCGCTGATCTCGATGGTGAAGGTCATCCAGGCCACGCCCTTGACGGACTGGGTCTGCACGCCGATCACGTTCATCTTCTCGCGCGCGAACACGTCGGAGATGTCGCGCAGCAGGCCCTGGCGGTCGGTGGCCTCGATCGCCACATCCACCGGGTACATGGCCGACCTGCCGTCGCGCGCCGCGCCGGCGTCGCCGTTCCAGTCGACCTCGATCACGCGGTCCGGGCTCTTGCGTTCGAGGTGGGCGAAGTCGGTGCAGTCGGCGCGGTGGATGCTCACCCCCTTGCCACGCGTGACGAAGCCGCGGATCTCGTCGGGCGGCGCGGGCTTGCAGCAGCGCGCGAGCTGGGTCATGAGCGAGCCCACGCCCACCACCAGCACGTCGCCGGCCGAGCCGTCGTGGCCACGCTTGGGCTTGCGCACCCAGTTGGCCGGCTCCTCGGACGCGACCTCGGGTTCGGGCGGGCGCAGGTGGGTCTCGATGGCGCGCAGCGAGAGCTCGTCCTTGCCGACGAGCTCGAACATTTCGTCGGCGTCCTTGAGCCCGAGCTCGATCGCGAGTTCGTCGAACTTCAGCGCCGTGCGGCCCTCGCGCTGCAGCAGCTTTTCGACCGCTTCGCGGCCACGCGCGATGGTTTCGGCCAGCGCCTGCGCGTTGAACCACGCGCGCACCTTGCTCTTGGCGCGGTGGCTCACCAGGTAACCGAGTTCGGCGTTGAGCCAGTCGCGCGAGGGGCCGCCCTCCTTGGCCGCGGTGATCTCCACCGTCTGGCCGTTTTGCAGCGGCGTGTTGAGCGTCACCATGGCGCCATCGACCTTGGCGCCGCGGCAGCGGTGGCCCAGGTCGGTGTGCACGGTGTACGCGAAGTCGACCGCGGTGGCGCCGCGTGGCAACTCGACGATCGCCGCGTTCGGCGTGAGCACGTAGATGCGGTCGTCAAACAGGCCCTGGGCCGTGCCGCTGAGGTCGCGCTCCCAGGCGAGCAGTTGCCGCAGCACGGCGATCTTGGCGTCGTACTCCGAATTCGCCGTCACGCCCGAGTAGCCCTTGGCGCCCGCCTCTTTGTAGGCCCAGTGCGCGGCCACACCGTGCTCGGCGTGGTCGTGCATGGCCTGGGTGCGGATCTGGATCTCGAAGGCGCGGCCCTGTGCGTCTCGCACCACGGTGTGCAGCGACTGGTAGCCGTTGGGCTTGGGCTTGGCGATGTAGTCGTCGAACTCCTCGGGCACCGGCGAGAACTGCGCGTGCACGTAGGCCAGCGCGGCGTAGCAGTCGGCGGTTTCGGGCACCACCACGCGCAGCGCGCGGATGTCGAACACCTGCTCGAAATCGAGCGACTTGCCACGCATCTTCTTCACGATGCTGTAGATGTGCTTGGGCCGGCCCTGCACCACGGCATTGACGCCCTGGCTGCACAAGGCCGTCTGCAGTTGCTCGCGCAACTGCTCCACGTGCGCCTCGCGCTCGGCGCGTTTCTCGTCGAGCAGGCGCGCCACCTCCTTGTAGGTCTGCGGCTCGAGGAAGCGGAAGGCCAGGTCTTCCATTTCCCACTTGATCTGCCAGATCCCCAGCCGGTTGGCCAGCGGCGCGAACACGTGCAGCGACTCGCGGGCCAGGGCCTCGCCCGGGTCGCCCTTGATGGCCGCGAAGTAGCGCAGCGTCTGCAGGCGCGATGCAAGCCGCAGCATGACCACACGCAGGTCGCGCGAAAACGCCAGCAGCATCTTGCGCACGTTCTCGGTCTGGCTGGCCGCGAGTTCGGACACCGGCGCCTTCGACAGGCTGGGCACGGGCTGCCCCAGGTCCTGCGTGGCCTGCCGCTCTTCGAGCTTGCGCGCCTGGGCCTCGGCCGCGATGTTGCGGGCCTGGCGCTGCAGTTGCACCAGCTTGGTGGTTTCCAGGGCCAGCGCCGCGTGCTGCTCGCCAAAAGCCTTGGTGATCACCTCTTGCGGGCGGTTCAGGTGCTGGCAGGCATACACCAGGTAGGCCGCGGCCTGCATGGCCTCGGAGCCGCCGATGTCGGCCAGGATCTGCGCCACGGCGTTCGCGTGCGCCAGGGTGTTCTCGCCGGTGTCGAGCTCTTCGCTTTCGAGCAGGGGCTCGGCGAAGGCGCGGGCGCGCGCGAGCGCATGGGCCTGGTTGGGCAGGCCGGCAGCGGTCGCGGTCACGATGGCCGCGGACGGCGGCGCATCGCCAGGGGCAGGCAGGCGTTTCATGGGGCCCAGAGAAAGTCGCGCACGGCCGCCACCTGATCGGGCGCCACGAGCGTGGGCGCGTGGCCCACGCCGGCAAAGCCGACGCAGCGGGCCCGCGGCCCGCGCGTGGCCATGGCCTGCGCGGTGGCGGGGCTCAACAGGTCGGAGTCTTCCCCGCGCAGCAGCAGCGTGGGACAGGTGATCGCGTCGTAGAGGTTCCAGAGCAGGGCTTCGCCCTCGCGGGCCATCTGCTGCAGCGCGGCCGGGTCGGGGTTCGCGGTGAGTGCCTTGAAGGGTACGGCGATGGCCGGGTCGTAGTGCAGCCGCCAGCGGCCGTCGCGCTGCCGCAGCATGGGCCGGTTCAGGCGGCGCCATTGCTCGGGCGTGTGCGGGCCGAAGCCGGTGGAGATGCGCGCCAGGTAGTCGATGGCCTGCTGCTCGCTGTCGAAAAAGGGATCGAGCCCGAGGTAGGTACCGATGCGCTGCAGCGCTTCGCTCTGCACCACGGGGCCCACGTCGTTGAGCACCAGGCGCGCGGGCGCGAGCGCCGGCTGCGCGGCCAGGCCCATGCCGATGAGCCCGCCCATGCTCGTGCCCACCCAGTCGATGCGCGCCTGCGGGTCGGCGGCACGCAGCCGGGTGAGCAGCACCGCGAGGTCGGCCACGTAGGTGGGCACCTGGTAGGCCATGGGATCGGCCAGCCAGTCGCTTTCGCCGCGGCCCGCCACGTCGACGGCGATCACGCGGCAGCGCGGCTGCAGCGCACGCGCCAGTTCGTCGAAGTCGCGCCCCTGGCGCGACAGGCCGTGCACGCAGACCACTGCATGCTGGCTGGCGGGATCGGCGCTTGCCCAATCCCAGTACGCCAGACGGCGCGGCGCCCCGCCTCGCGCAGCCGCACCATCCACGACGATGTGCTGGAGGATGGGTTCGTTCATGGCGCCTCGGGTGTTGTGCGGTCCACCATAATCGGCGACCGTGTTCGACCAATCGTAATGGAACTGGAGAGACCCATGCTTGCAGGAAAGACCGCCCTCGTGACCGGATCCACCAGCGGGATCGGACTGGGCATCGCGAAGGCGCTCGCGCGCCAGGGCGCCCACATCGTGCTCAACGGCTTCGGCGACCACGAGGGCCCGCGCAAGGAGGTCGAAGCCCTGGGCGTGAAGGTCGGCTACCACGGCGCAGACATGAGCAAGCCCGCCGAGATCGAGGCCATGATGGCCTACGCCGCCCAGACCTTCGGGCGCGTGGACATTCTGGTGAACAACGCCGGCATCCAGCACGTGGCGCGGGTCGAAGACTTTCCGGTCGAGCGCTGGGACGCGATCATGGCGATCAACCTCAGCAGCGCCTTCCACACCAGCCGCCTCGCCCTGCCCGCCATGCGCGCGGCCAACTGGGGCCGCATCATCAACGTGGCCTCGGTGCACGGACTGGTGGGTTCGGCCGAGAAATCGGCCTACGTGGCGGCCAAGCACGGCATCGTCGGCCTGACCAAGGTGACCGCGCTCGAAACCGCCACCACCGGCGTGACCTGCAATGCGATCTGCCCGGGCTGGGTGCTGACCCCGCTGGTGCAGAAACAGGTCGACGCGAAGGCCGCGGCACTGGGCCTGTCGAACGACGAAGCCACCAGGCGGCTGCTGGGCGAAAAGGAGCCCTCCATGCAGTTCACCACGCCCGAAGAACTCGGCGAGCTCGCGGTCTTCTTCTGCTCGCCCGCCGGCAACAACGTGCGCGGCGTGGCCTGGAACATGGACGGCGGCTGGGCCGCCCAGTGAGCGCGCGCGCTCAGCGCAGCTGAACCGAGCCCGACACCGTGACGCTCACGGTGGCGGTGCCGGCCGCGGTCGGCACCGGCATGTCGGCCGCAGCGGCCTTGGCCTCCATGGCCATCATGCGCGGCACCGGGCGCTCGGGCATGTCGGCCGAACTCACCGACACCTCGCGCAGGGTGTAGCCCGAGAAGCCGAAGCCCTTGGCGACCTCGGCGGCGCGGGCGCGGAAGCGCTCGATGGCCTGGGCCTGCACCTGCGACTCGAGCGCCAGGCGCGCGTCGCGCGAGAGCGAAAAGCCCATGTTCGACACGCTCATGGTCTGGATGCGGCCGGCGACCTCGCTCACGCGCGCGACGTCGCGCCCCTCGAGCACCAGTTCGGCCTGGCCCTGCCAGCCGCTGATGCGGCCGTTGCTGCCATACCGCGGGTACAGGCGCAGGTTGCCGGTACGCACCTCGAGTTGCTGGGGCCGGGCCTGCGCCTGGGCCGTGGCCAGCGCGGCGTCCACGGCCTGCTTGAGCTGGTTCTGCACCGTCGCGGCGTCGGCGCCTTCTTTCGTGGTGCTGAGCATCACCGTCAGCCAATCCTGCGGCACTTCGAGGTGACCGCTGGCCGACAGGCTCACCACGTTGGCGGGCACCTCGGGCTGGGCGGCCTGGGCCAGGGCGGGCGCACCCAAGGCCATGAGGAGAGCGGCGGAGGCACAGGTGCGCCGCCACGCGGCCGGCGTGCGGCGGTTGGGAGAAAAGGTCATGGGTGCGATCAGGGTTTGCGGCTGGACTCGAACACGGGCTGGCCCCGCAGCTGCTCGCGAAGGCGCTGGCGCTCCTCCACCGACAGCCGGAAGGGCTTGCCGCCCTCGTCCATGTCGTCAAACGGCTGGCGCAGGGCATCGCGCAGGCGCATGGGCGCGCGGGCCTCGCCGCCGTCGATCGAGATGGGCATCACCGCTGGCGCCTCCTGACCGGGCTCGCGCAGATCGCGCGTGCGCTCCGGATTCGCGAGCGAGACACCCGCGGTCAGCATGGCTAGGGTTCCCATCCAGATGGACTTCATGGTGCGTCGAGTATGGCCAGGCCGACCATTGTGCGAGTGACCCGCACGTCAATCCGCTGAGAGGACGGGCAACTTGTGTAACAAGCCGTCAGAAAAACAAAAATCAAGCATTGACAAGGACTTGCAGCTGCCAGAATCGCGTTTGTTACATTTACGGGAAGTTGCTCCTATGCCACAAAACCACGCCCGCCCCAACAAGATCCTGGTCGTCGACGACGACGTGCGCATCCGCGACCTGCTGCGCCGCTACCTCATGCAGGAAGGCTTCGAGGTCATGCTGGCCGAGGATGGCAAGGCATTGAACCGGGTGTTGCAGCGCGAGGCGGTCGACCTCATCGTGCTCGACCTGATGATGCCCGGCGAAGACGGCTTGTCGATCTGCCGCCGCCTGCGCGCCAACGGCGACCGCACGCCCATCATCATGCTGACCGCCAAGAGCGAAGACGTGGACCGCATCGTCGGCCTCGAGGTCGGCGCCGACGACTACCTGGGCAAACCCTTCAACCCGCGCGAACTGCTGGCCCGCATCCACGCGGTGCTGCGCCGCCGCCCGCCCGCCGAGGTGCCGGGCGCGCCCTCGCAGGACGCCGAGGTGGTCAAGTTCGGCCCCTACGAGTTCGACCTCAGCCTGCGCACCCTGCGCAAGGACGGCCAGGACCTGCCGCTGACCACGGGCGAGTTCGCCATGCTCAAGGCCCTGGTGCGCCACCCGCGCCAGCCGCTGTCGCGCGAAAAGCTTGCGCAGCTCGCCCGCGGCCGCGAGTTCGAGCCCTTCGACCGCAGCCTCGACGTGCAGGTCTCGCGCCTGCGCAAGCTCATCGAGGAAGACGCCTCGTCCCCGCGCTACCTGCAGACCGTGTGGGGCGTGGGCTATGTGTTCGTGCCCGACGGCAACTCCTGATGGACAGCGAATCACGCGTTTCCTTCGAAACCGAGCCCACCACGCTGGAGACCGCCCCCGCCCCGCTGGAGGTGCGGCCCACGCGTGGCGTGAGCCTGTTCTGGCGCACCTTCTTCTTCCTCACGCTGCTGCTCACGGGCTGCATCATCGCGTGGCTGCAGACCTTCCGGGCGCTCGAGTACGAACCGCGCGCGCTGCAAAGTGCCCAGCAGCTGGCCTCGCTGGTGAACCTGAGCCGCGCGGCGCTGGTGCACTCGGACGCGATCGCGCGCGTGTCGCTGATCAAGACCCTGGCGGCCGAAGAGGGCCTGCGCATCGCGCCGCGCGAGCCCAACGACACCTACAAGCTCTACGACGTGGACGCGCTCAGCCGCAACGTCGCGGCCCAGCTGGAGACGCGGCTCGGCCGCGACACCGTGGTGGCGCGCGAGGTGAACGGCCAGCCGGGCCTGTGGATCGGCTTCGGCATCGACGGCGACCAGTACTGGCTGCTCACCGACCCGTCGCGCATCGGGCCCGTGGCGGGCACCACCTGGCTGATCTGGCTGGGCACGGCCGCCCTGCTCTCGCTCACCGGCGCGGCGCTGATCGCGCGGCTCATCAACCGCCCGCTCAAGAAGCTCTCGTTCGCGGCCAGCCGCGTGCGCGAGGGCGACTTCAACGCCAGCCAACTCAACGAAGCCGTGGCCACGAGCGAGATCCGCGAGGTCAACATCGGCTTCAACCGCATGGCGCAGCGCCTGTCCAAGATCGAGCAGGACCGCGCGCTCATGCTCGCGGGGATCTCGCACGACCTGCGCACCCCGCTCGCGCGGCTGCGGCTCGAAACCGAAATGAGCGTGAGCGACCCGCAGGCGCGCGAACACATGTCGGCCGACATCGAGCAGGTCAACGCCATCATCGACAAGTTCCTCGACTACGCGCGGCCCGACCACCTCAAGGCCACCGAGGTCAGCCTGAACCAGACGCTGGAGGCCGCGGTGTTCGCCCTCGGCGACGACCCCAACACCGTGGTGAAGATGCGCCTGGAGCCCGACACCCGCGTGATGGGCGATGCCGTGGAGCTGCAGCGCGTGTTCAGCAACCTGCTCGAGAACGCGGTGCGCTACGGCCGCAACCCCGACACCGGCGTGGTGCACATCGACATCGCGTGCAAGACCAAGGACGACGCGGTGCTGGTGAAGCTGCGCGACCACGGCCGGGGCGTCAAGCCCGAGCTGCTCGAACAGCTCACCCAGCCCTTCTTCCGCGGCGACGCGGCGCGATCCGACGCCACCGGCACCGGCCTGGGCCTGGCCATCGTGGAGCGCGCCATCGCGCGCATGGGCGGCCGCTTCGCGCTGGCCAACAGCAGCACGGGCGGGCTGGCGGCGCACATCAAGCTGCGCCGCGCAGGGCACTGAAGCTCAGCGGCGCACGAGCAGCGCGACCGCGCGCGCTTCGATCGCCTCGCCCTGCCCCACGGGGCCCATCTTCTCGGCCGTCTTGGCCTTCACGTTGACCTGGCCGGGCTCGAGCGCGAGCAGCGCCGCGATGCGCTCGACCATGGCCGGGATGTGCGGCGCAAGCTTGGGTGCCTGCGCGACCACGGTGCTGTCGATGTTGACGATGGCGTAGCCCGCCTCGCCGACGCGGCGCGCGGCCTCTGCCAGCAGCACGCCCGAGTCGGCGCCCTTGAAGCACGCGTCGGTGTCCGGAAAGTGGCGGCCGATGTCGCCCAGCGCGGCCGCGCCCAGCAGCGCGTCGGTGATGGCGTGCAGCAGCGCGTCGGCGTCGGAGTGACCGAGCAGGCCGTGGGTGTGCGGCACGGTGATGCCGCCGAGCACCAGCGGGCGCCCGGTGACCAGGCGGTGGATGTCCCAGCCTTCGCCGATGCGCAGCGGGGCAAGCGGTGTCATGAGCGGCTCCTCAGAATGGCCTCGGCCAGGGTGAAGTCGTGCGGGTAGGTGACCTTGAAGTTGCTGGCCCGGCCTTCCACCAGCCGCGGCTGGCGGCCGCTGCGCTCGATCGCGCTGGCTTCATCGGTGATGCCAGCGAAGCCGCCCGCGCGCGCGGCGGCCAGCGCGGCGTGCAGCTCGCCCAGGCGGAACATCTGCGGCGTCTGCGCGAGCCACTTGTGCTCGCGCGCGATGGTCTGCTGCACCCGGCCGCCGGCCTCGGCCTTGAGCGTGTCGGGCAAGGGCAGCGCGAGCAGGCCACCCACCGCGTCGCCGCGGCAGGCGTCGATCAGGGCATTGACCTCGTCGGGCGTGACCAGACAGCGCGCGG
This is a stretch of genomic DNA from Hydrogenophaga crocea. It encodes these proteins:
- a CDS encoding sensor histidine kinase — encoded protein: MDSESRVSFETEPTTLETAPAPLEVRPTRGVSLFWRTFFFLTLLLTGCIIAWLQTFRALEYEPRALQSAQQLASLVNLSRAALVHSDAIARVSLIKTLAAEEGLRIAPREPNDTYKLYDVDALSRNVAAQLETRLGRDTVVAREVNGQPGLWIGFGIDGDQYWLLTDPSRIGPVAGTTWLIWLGTAALLSLTGAALIARLINRPLKKLSFAASRVREGDFNASQLNEAVATSEIREVNIGFNRMAQRLSKIEQDRALMLAGISHDLRTPLARLRLETEMSVSDPQAREHMSADIEQVNAIIDKFLDYARPDHLKATEVSLNQTLEAAVFALGDDPNTVVKMRLEPDTRVMGDAVELQRVFSNLLENAVRYGRNPDTGVVHIDIACKTKDDAVLVKLRDHGRGVKPELLEQLTQPFFRGDAARSDATGTGLGLAIVERAIARMGGRFALANSSTGGLAAHIKLRRAGH
- the ispD gene encoding 2-C-methyl-D-erythritol 4-phosphate cytidylyltransferase — protein: MSPDTPASPDTALCHALLPTAGSGSRAGTALPKQYQPLLGRPLVQHTLAALRAVPGLQRVLVVLAPDDAHWTDVPGVDALRCGGATRAESVFNGLEALRAAGVPDTDWVLVHDAARCLVTPDEVNALIDACRGDAVGGLLALPLPDTLKAEAGGRVQQTIAREHKWLAQTPQMFRLGELHAALAAARAGGFAGITDEASAIERSGRQPRLVEGRASNFKVTYPHDFTLAEAILRSRS
- a CDS encoding RelA/SpoT family protein, translated to MKRLPAPGDAPPSAAIVTATAAGLPNQAHALARARAFAEPLLESEELDTGENTLAHANAVAQILADIGGSEAMQAAAYLVYACQHLNRPQEVITKAFGEQHAALALETTKLVQLQRQARNIAAEAQARKLEERQATQDLGQPVPSLSKAPVSELAASQTENVRKMLLAFSRDLRVVMLRLASRLQTLRYFAAIKGDPGEALARESLHVFAPLANRLGIWQIKWEMEDLAFRFLEPQTYKEVARLLDEKRAEREAHVEQLREQLQTALCSQGVNAVVQGRPKHIYSIVKKMRGKSLDFEQVFDIRALRVVVPETADCYAALAYVHAQFSPVPEEFDDYIAKPKPNGYQSLHTVVRDAQGRAFEIQIRTQAMHDHAEHGVAAHWAYKEAGAKGYSGVTANSEYDAKIAVLRQLLAWERDLSGTAQGLFDDRIYVLTPNAAIVELPRGATAVDFAYTVHTDLGHRCRGAKVDGAMVTLNTPLQNGQTVEITAAKEGGPSRDWLNAELGYLVSHRAKSKVRAWFNAQALAETIARGREAVEKLLQREGRTALKFDELAIELGLKDADEMFELVGKDELSLRAIETHLRPPEPEVASEEPANWVRKPKRGHDGSAGDVLVVGVGSLMTQLARCCKPAPPDEIRGFVTRGKGVSIHRADCTDFAHLERKSPDRVIEVDWNGDAGAARDGRSAMYPVDVAIEATDRQGLLRDISDVFAREKMNVIGVQTQSVKGVAWMTFTIEISDARQVARAMAVVGDVSGVRAVRRK
- the ompR gene encoding two-component system response regulator OmpR, encoding MPQNHARPNKILVVDDDVRIRDLLRRYLMQEGFEVMLAEDGKALNRVLQREAVDLIVLDLMMPGEDGLSICRRLRANGDRTPIIMLTAKSEDVDRIVGLEVGADDYLGKPFNPRELLARIHAVLRRRPPAEVPGAPSQDAEVVKFGPYEFDLSLRTLRKDGQDLPLTTGEFAMLKALVRHPRQPLSREKLAQLARGREFEPFDRSLDVQVSRLRKLIEEDASSPRYLQTVWGVGYVFVPDGNS
- a CDS encoding 3-hydroxybutyrate dehydrogenase — protein: MLAGKTALVTGSTSGIGLGIAKALARQGAHIVLNGFGDHEGPRKEVEALGVKVGYHGADMSKPAEIEAMMAYAAQTFGRVDILVNNAGIQHVARVEDFPVERWDAIMAINLSSAFHTSRLALPAMRAANWGRIINVASVHGLVGSAEKSAYVAAKHGIVGLTKVTALETATTGVTCNAICPGWVLTPLVQKQVDAKAAALGLSNDEATRRLLGEKEPSMQFTTPEELGELAVFFCSPAGNNVRGVAWNMDGGWAAQ
- the phaR gene encoding polyhydroxyalkanoate synthesis repressor PhaR, which gives rise to MATKPKTEQSGAHGVRVIKKYPNRRLYDTDTSSYITLAEVKALVMDNEPFVVRDAKSNEDLTRSILLQIILEEESAGAPIFTEQVLANIIRFYGHSMQGFMGSYLEKNIQIFMDLQQKMTEKAGGPISPEAWQQFMNLQSPMMQGMIGTYLEQSRSAFAQMQEQMQKNSEQMLAALGLKR
- a CDS encoding alpha/beta fold hydrolase, with protein sequence MNEPILQHIVVDGAAARGGAPRRLAYWDWASADPASQHAVVCVHGLSRQGRDFDELARALQPRCRVIAVDVAGRGESDWLADPMAYQVPTYVADLAVLLTRLRAADPQARIDWVGTSMGGLIGMGLAAQPALAPARLVLNDVGPVVQSEALQRIGTYLGLDPFFDSEQQAIDYLARISTGFGPHTPEQWRRLNRPMLRQRDGRWRLHYDPAIAVPFKALTANPDPAALQQMAREGEALLWNLYDAITCPTLLLRGEDSDLLSPATAQAMATRGPRARCVGFAGVGHAPTLVAPDQVAAVRDFLWAP
- the ispF gene encoding 2-C-methyl-D-erythritol 2,4-cyclodiphosphate synthase, producing the protein MTPLAPLRIGEGWDIHRLVTGRPLVLGGITVPHTHGLLGHSDADALLHAITDALLGAAALGDIGRHFPDTDACFKGADSGVLLAEAARRVGEAGYAIVNIDSTVVAQAPKLAPHIPAMVERIAALLALEPGQVNVKAKTAEKMGPVGQGEAIEARAVALLVRR
- a CDS encoding SIMPL domain-containing protein (The SIMPL domain is named for its presence in mouse protein SIMPL (signalling molecule that associates with mouse pelle-like kinase). Bacterial member BP26, from Brucella, was shown to assemble into a channel-like structure, while YggE from E. coli has been associated with resistance to oxidative stress.), with protein sequence MTFSPNRRTPAAWRRTCASAALLMALGAPALAQAAQPEVPANVVSLSASGHLEVPQDWLTVMLSTTKEGADAATVQNQLKQAVDAALATAQAQARPQQLEVRTGNLRLYPRYGSNGRISGWQGQAELVLEGRDVARVSEVAGRIQTMSVSNMGFSLSRDARLALESQVQAQAIERFRARAAEVAKGFGFSGYTLREVSVSSADMPERPVPRMMAMEAKAAAADMPVPTAAGTATVSVTVSGSVQLR
- the rimO gene encoding 30S ribosomal protein S12 methylthiotransferase RimO, with the protein product MSDTTAPTTPAGAATPKVGFVSLGCPKALTDSELILTQLSAEGYATSKSYAGADLVIVNTCGFIDDAVKESLDAIGDALAENGKVIVTGCLGAREGEGGGNLVRQMHPSVLAVTGPHATHEVMEAVHQHLPKPHDPFTDLVPPQGIKLTPRHYAYLKISEGCNHRCTFCIIPSMRGDLVSRPIGDVLTEARKLFEAGVKELLVVSQDTSAYGVDVKYRTGFWDGKPVKTRLFDLVRTLGEIAKPFGAWVRLHYVYPYPHVDEIVPLMAEGLVLPYLDVPLQHSHPDVLKRMKRPASGEKNLERIARWRELCPQIVVRSTFIAGFPGETEAEFEHLLDFVREARIDRAGCFAYSPVDGAVANTLADPVPDALREERRARFMAVAEQVSAEKLRTRVGANMQVLVDSAPGLGKKGGVGRSYADAPEIDGVVRLLPPEKISKTLKVGEFTRARIVDTDGHDLVALPV